One window of the Lepeophtheirus salmonis chromosome 7, UVic_Lsal_1.4, whole genome shotgun sequence genome contains the following:
- the LOC121121862 gene encoding 15-hydroxyprostaglandin dehydrogenase [NAD(+)]: protein MHDISNKVFIVTGSARGLGKGFSRAILENGGYVMLSDVLNQDGHETLLEFQKEFGEEKVAYNFCDVTDSTSFEELWRKTVNKFNRPVNVLVNNAGVTHQAGWRKCLDVNIRAVMIGNDLAIEKMSKANGGDGGHVINIGSTGGFITGPDQESASYFVSKSGVVTLTRSLGSKNVFNETNIRFVSLCPAFADTKFLDSNIRSYIKNQSKLEILSIEAVVKGFIHLFKHGANGKVSILVKEHLPLMDWPNYEWRFLLIPLIISAKLSKKLGYNGVFDIKQQLAFFITLFLFFYLILRFFILYLIF from the exons ATGCATGATATatctaataaagtttttatcgtCACAGGATCCGCTAGAGGTCTCGGAAAGGGATTTTCACGGGCTATATTGGAG AATGGAGGCTATGTTATGCTTTCTGATGTATTGAATCAAGATGGCCATGAAACACTATTGGAATTTCAAAAGGAGTTTGGCGAAGAGAAAGTGGCCTATAACTTTTGTGACGTAACGGATTCTACATCTTTTGAAGAACTATGGAGAAAGACAGTAAACAAGTTTAATAGACCTGTAAATGTTTTAGTCAATAATGCTGGTGTCACTCATCAGGCTGGATGGCGTAAATGTTTAGATGTAAATATT CGAGCTGTAATGATAGGTAATGATCTAGCAATAGAAAAAATGAGCAAGGCAAATGGAGGAGATGGTGGTCACGTCATCAACATTGGCTCAACGGGAGGTTTTATTACTGGTCCGGATCAAGAAAGTGCATCCTATTTTGTCTCTAAATCCGGTGTAGTGACTTTGACCAGAAGTCTTGGctcaaaaaatgtcttcaatgaaacaaatatacGATTTGTTTCCTTATGTCCAGCTTTTGCTGATACTAAATTTTTAGATAGCAATATTCGAAGTTACATAAAAAATCAGAGCAAGTTAGAAATCCTTTCCATTGAAGCTGTTGTAAAGGggtttattcatttatttaaacatgGAGCTAACGGAAAAGTATCCATTCTTGTCAAGGAGCATCTTCCCCTGATGGATTGGCCAAATTATGAATGGAGATTTTTACTCATACCTCTGATTATTTCTGCAAAGTTATCTAAAAAACTCGGATATAACGGTGTGTTTGATATAAAACAACAATTAGCTTTCTTCATCACactatttctgtttttttacttgattttgagattttttatactttatctaatattttaa